In Daucus carota subsp. sativus chromosome 4, DH1 v3.0, whole genome shotgun sequence, one DNA window encodes the following:
- the LOC108215534 gene encoding transcription factor TGA1 has translation MASPSTQFATTRRMGMYDPLHHISTWEDILGAESSVNITSSCTILQADTRLLNKSYTSQESLGELSDNQAGRTKCDKLQRRLAQNREAARKSRLRKKAYVQQLETSRLKLAQLELEIDRTKQGLYTGGAGHSGTINSGIISFEIEYGLWVELQEKKNCQLRNVLQAQISEKELRVHVEGGLAHFSDLFRMKAEAAKADVFHVMHGMYRSPLERLFLWIGGFKPSEVIQILVPQLEPLTEQQLVDVYKLRHSCQQAEDALSQGMEKLVQTLAQCVVLDNIAGGSYGSRMASAMERLESLECFMNQADHLRQQTLQQMSRILTTSQAARGLLAFGEYFQRLRALSSLWAVHPHL, from the exons ATGGCCTCTCCATCAACTCAATTCGCGACAACAAGAAGAATGGGAATGTATGATCCACTGCACCATATCAGCACCTGGGAAGACATACTGGGAGCAGAGAGTAGCGTAAACATTACAAGCTCTTGTACGATTTTGCAGGCGGATACAAGGCTGCTCAACAAG TCATATACGTCACAAGAATCACTAGGAGAATTATCCGATAACCAAGCAGGGAGAACTAAATGTGACAAG TTACAAAGACGGCTAGCACAGAATCGTGAAGCTGCTCGTAAGAGTCGTCTGAGGAAGAAG GCATATGTCCAGCAACTCGAAACAAGCCGCTTAAAGCTGGCACAACTGGAGCTGGAAATTGATAGAACAAAACAG GGTCTGTACACCGGGGGAGCTGGCCATTCTGGAACTATCAATTCAG GGATTATTTCATTTGAGATAGAGTATGGGCTCTGGGTTGAACTCCAGGAAAAGAAGAATTGTCAGCTCAGGAATGTTTTGCAGGCTCAGATAAGTGAGAAAGAACTCCGTGTGCACGTCGAGGGTGGTTTAGCTCACTTCAGTGATCTGTTCCGTATGAAAGCAGAGGCTGCGAAGGCTGATGTCTTCCATGTAATGCATGGGATGTATAGATCTCCACTTGAGCGTCTCTTCCTATGGATTGGAGGATTTAAGCCATCTGAGGTTATTCAA ATTTTAGTGCCACAGCTCGAGCCATTGACTGAGCAACAACTTGTAGACGTGTATAAGCTGCGCCACTCATGCCAGCAAGCTGAGGATGCACTGTCACAAGGAATGGAAAAACTGGTGCAAACTCTAGCTCAATGTGTAGTACTTGATAACATAGCCGGAGGAAGTTACGGTTCTCGGATGGCCTCTGCAATGGAGAGGCTGGAATCTTTAGAGTGCTTCATGAACCAA GCAGATCACCTTCGACAGCAAACACTGCAGCAGATGTCTCGGATCTTGACCACCAGCCAAGCAGCTCGCGGATTGCTTGCATTTGGGGAATACTTTCAGCGTCTTCGCGCATTAAGCTCTCTCTGGGCTGTTCATCCTCATTTATAG
- the LOC108215536 gene encoding ATP synthase delta chain, chloroplastic, with translation MAALQQSPITIQCRSQSSPQFTPPKARTLSFSGGLRIPKLTLVVKSRRRGGARMSDSVASSYATALADVAKSNGTLEATAGDLEKISDLFSEEAVYRYFTNPTVTVEAKNELVDSYTKEANLQPHVANFLNVLIDMKRIDQIKAITEEFEIVYNKMTETELAIVTSVVKLDAQHLAQIAKGVQKLTGAKNVRIKTSLNESLVAGFTIRYGNGGSKLIDMSVKKQLEEIAETLEVGDLQLV, from the coding sequence ATGGCGGCTCTGCAACAATCTCCGATCACAATTCAATGCCGATCGCAGTCATCGCCTCAATTCACGCCTCCAAAAGCACGCACTCTCTCCTTCTCGGGCGGCCTCCGCATCCCCAAACTCACTCTCGTCGTCAAATCTCGCCGTCGCGGCGGCGCTAGAATGTCCGACAGCGTCGCCAGCAGCTACGCCACCGCGCTCGCCGACGTCGCCAAGTCAAACGGAACTCTCGAAGCCACCGCCGGCGACCTCGAAAAGATCAGCGACCTCTTCTCCGAAGAAGCAGTCTACAGGTACTTCACAAACCCTACCGTTACAGTCGAAGCGAAGAACGAATTAGTCGATTCGTACACGAAGGAAGCGAATCTGCAGCCGCACGTCGCGAATTTTCTGAATGTGTTGATTGATATGAAGCGAATTGATCAGATTAAGGCGATTACGGAGGAGTTTGAGATCGTCTACAACAAGATGACGGAGACGGAGCTTGCGATTGTAACGTCGGTTGTGAAATTGGATGCGCAGCATTTGGCGCAGATTGCAAAAGGAGTGCAGAAGCTCACTGGAGCGAAGAATGTGAGGATCAAAACATCGCTTAATGAATCGCTGGTGGCTGGATTTACGATACGGTACGGGAATGGAGGTTCGAAATTGATCGATATGAGTGTGAAGAAACAGTTGGAGGAGATTGCGGAGACGCTTGAGGTCGGTGATCTTCAATTAGTTTGA
- the LOC108218000 gene encoding uncharacterized protein LOC108218000, whose amino-acid sequence MEGTAEEGKVVVVSREERDGAYGDYSCGNILLCKYPLHEVVRALFFKCFGFETSHQPAAVKETEPSTTEPVSSSADPGPTVTSGDMAMRFRPPPRRPVTRGSGPETNSTGSA is encoded by the exons ATGGAAGGAACTGCTGAAGAGGggaaggtggtggtggtgagtAGAGAGGAAAGAGACGGTGCTTATGGTGATTACAGTTGCGGTAATATACTGCTTTGCAAGTATCCCTTGCATGAAGTTGTGAGAGCTTTGTTCTTCAAGTGTTTTGGTTTTGAAACTAGTCATCAACCAGCTGCTGTAAAAGAGACAGAGCCTTCAACAACTGAGCCTGTTTCTTCGTCTGCTGATCCTGGACCAACTGTGACTTCT GGAGACATGGCGATGCGTTTCCGACCGCCTCCAAGAAGACCGGTCACCAGAGGAAGTGGACCTGAGACTAATTCTACAGGAAGTGCTTGA
- the LOC108217906 gene encoding pto-interacting protein 1, producing MSCFGCCVDDDIPKAAARGPYKANQSAGNAGDHGHHATVTAPRDTITTNIQPIAIPELSVEELKDITDNFGSKALIGEGARGSVYQGVLRSGQAAAIKKLDSSKQPDQEFLAQVSIASRLKHDNVVELLGYCVNGGHCVLAYEYASNGSLRDILHGKKGVKGAQRGPVLSWSQRVKIALGVAKGLEYLHEETQPQIIHRDIKSSNVSLFGADVAKIADFDLSNQPPDMAAHLHSTRVLGTFVYHAPEYAMTGRLSSKSDVYSFGVILLELLTGRKPVDDTLPRGQQSLVTWATPKLSEDKVGQCVDTRLGGEYPPKAVAKMAAVAALCLQYEAHFRPNMSIIVKALRPLVKPRPLTPRQSHH from the exons ATGAGTTGCTTTGGCTGTTGTGTGGATGATGATATACCAAAGGCTGCTGCTAGAGGACCCTACAAGGCAAATCAATCAGCAG GAAATGCCGGTGATCATGGTCATCATGCTACTGTGACAGCTCCAAGGGACACGATAACAACTAACATTCAGCCTATTGCTATCCCTGAGCTCTCAGTGGAAGAATTGAAAGATATTACAGATAACTTTGGCTCAAAAGCTTTGATTGGGGAGGGGGCTCGTGGAAGTGTATATCAAGGTGTGCTGAGAAGTGGGCAGGCCGCGGcaattaaaaaattagactCCAGTAAGCAACCAGATCAAGAGTTTCTAGCACAG GTTTCTATTGCATCACGGCTTAAACATGATAATGTTGTTGAGCTACTTGGCTATTGTGTGAATGGTGGTCATTGTGTCCTTGCCTACGAGTATGCTTCAAATGGATCTCTTCGTGACATTCTTCACG GGAAGAAAGGTGTTAAGGGTGCCCAACGAGGTCCAGTTTTATCATGGTCCCAAAGAGTGAAGATTGCACTGGGGGTAGCAAAGGGACTTGAGTATCTCCATGAAGAGACACAGCCTCAGATCATCCATCGAGATATCAAGTCCAGCAATGTTTCACTTTTTGGTGCTGATGTGGCTAAAATTGCTGATTTCGACCTCTCAAACCAACCACCGGACATGGCAGCACACCTTCATTCAACTCGAGTGCTTGGAACTTTTGTTTATCATGCACCTGA ATATGCAATGACTGGACGACTTAGCTCAAAAAGCGATGTTTACAGCTTCGGTGTGATCCTATTGGAACTCTTAACAGGGCGTAAACCTGTTGATGACACACTCCCTCGAGGACAGCAGAGTTTAGTGACATGG GCAACCCCGAAACTCAGTGAAGATAAAGTGGGACAATGTGTTGACACTAGACTTGGCGGAGAATACCCACCCAAGGCAGTTGCCAAG ATGGCTGCAGTTGCCGCCTTGTGCTTGCAGTACGAAGCTCATTTTCGTCCAAATATGAGTATTATAGTGAAAGCTCTCCGTCCTTTGGTGAAGCCTCGGCCTTTAACTCCACGTCAATCACATCACTAG